GCTCCCTCGCTTCCGCGGTGAGCCCTGTATTGTTGTCGGCGGCGGCGATTCGGCGGTAGAAGAAGCCGACTATATGGCCAAATTCTCGTCGAAAGTCTATTTGGTTCACCGCCGTGACGAGCTGCGAGCCTCGAAAATTATGGCCGAACGAGCCGAGAAGAACCCGAAAATTGAGATCGTCTGGAATTCAGTCGTCGACGAAGTGATAGGCGATGACGAAAACGGCGTCACCGGAGCCAAGCTGACGAATGTGGTCGAAAACACGTCGAAGGTTTACAACGCGACCGGCTTCTTCCTTGGAATCGGTCACACGCCGAATACCGACTTCCTGGTCGGCAAACTGGATATGACCGACAAAAAATACCTCCAATGGACGGTTCCATTCCGCACCAACACCAGCGTCGAGGGCGTCTTCGCCGCTGGCGACGTCGCGGATGACAACTATCGCCAAGCGGTCACCGCCGCCGGTACCGGTTGTATGGCCGCGCTTGACGCCGAACGGTATCTAGCCGCTCAAGGTCACCACTAAAACGCAAAGTCTCGCAAATATTTTGTAGCGCCTTACACAGAAGGCGCTACAAGCGGGAAACGATGCGCTTTACACTAGACCCTCCTCAAGATCTTCTCCCTCACCACGAGTTCTGCCCCAGCCATGTCTGAATCGAACGCTACCGGCGCGGAAACGCCGCCAAGTAACCACGTTCAAACTGATCGAGAAATTTTGCAAGAGGCCCACGAGAAAGGGACAGCGGCGACGATCTTCGCCTTTGTTCGACTCTCGGGTCCCGGCTGGCTGCAAAGCGCGATAACGCTGGGAGGCGGATCACTCGCTGGAGCCCTGTATCTGGGCTCATTGGGCGGCACTAACATGCTCTGGTTGCAGCTGATGGCGATCATCATGGGCGTCGTGATGCTATCAGCGATCAGCTATGTCACGCTCTCAACCGGGCAAAAACCGTTCGGTCAGATCAACGATCACATTAATCCGGCACTTGGCTGGGGCTGGGTCATCGCGACCAGTCTGGCCAACATGATCTTTATCATGCCGCAGTTTTCGCTTTGCTACGACTCGCTCGATAAAAACTTAATCCCCGGTTTTCTGGACGGCAGCGTTACGTCGAAGGTCGTCGTTTCAGTCATCCTGTTGTTAGCCGGCGGATTCGTCGTGCTGTTGAACACCCGCGGCGGAACCGGAGCCAAGATCTTTGACACGGTGCTAAAACTGCTTGTCGGCATGGTAGTGATTTGCTTTTTTGGCGTAGTAGTGCTGATGGCAGGCGAGGGAGCGCTCAATTGGAGCGAAATCTTCGCCGGCTTCATTCCTGACCTCAGTCAATTGAGTGCGCCTACCGGCGACTTAGCCGAGCTTGTCAAACAGGCGAGCGAGTCGCATCAAGAGTTCTTCCGCAAACGGATCGTAACCGCCCAAAGCGACGTAATGATCGGCGCAGCCGCGACGGCGGTCGGCATCAACATGACCTTTTTGCTCCCTTACTCGATGTTGGCGCGCGGTTGGGATCGCCCGTTTCGCGGCTTGGCCCGGTTCGACTTGTCGACCGGCATGGCCATTCCTTACATCATCGTCACCAGTTGCGTTGTGATCGCATCCGCGGGACGCTTTAACGGCAGCAACTACAACGACCCGAAGGTCGATCCTTACTGGCTGAGCAGTGATCCAGCGGAAGTCGACAAATCGCCGATAATCGGTGGCGCTACTGCGGTAATTACTCCGCTTCTCAAGCAAGA
The nucleotide sequence above comes from Blastopirellula sp. J2-11. Encoded proteins:
- a CDS encoding NAD(P)/FAD-dependent oxidoreductase, encoding MAEKVVIIGSGPAGWTAAIYAARAELQPLVYEGAPLQEHYDVGRGPLGQLAMTTEVENFPGFPSGDMTAYLDGSIDNSIRQYMAPHMKHGVSGPELMELMRQQAKNFGTRIVGDDIVEVDFESRPFRLKSREGEWIEAHSVIVATGARANYLGLPSENKFKNRGVSACAVCDGALPRFRGEPCIVVGGGDSAVEEADYMAKFSSKVYLVHRRDELRASKIMAERAEKNPKIEIVWNSVVDEVIGDDENGVTGAKLTNVVENTSKVYNATGFFLGIGHTPNTDFLVGKLDMTDKKYLQWTVPFRTNTSVEGVFAAGDVADDNYRQAVTAAGTGCMAALDAERYLAAQGHH
- a CDS encoding divalent metal cation transporter: MSESNATGAETPPSNHVQTDREILQEAHEKGTAATIFAFVRLSGPGWLQSAITLGGGSLAGALYLGSLGGTNMLWLQLMAIIMGVVMLSAISYVTLSTGQKPFGQINDHINPALGWGWVIATSLANMIFIMPQFSLCYDSLDKNLIPGFLDGSVTSKVVVSVILLLAGGFVVLLNTRGGTGAKIFDTVLKLLVGMVVICFFGVVVLMAGEGALNWSEIFAGFIPDLSQLSAPTGDLAELVKQASESHQEFFRKRIVTAQSDVMIGAAATAVGINMTFLLPYSMLARGWDRPFRGLARFDLSTGMAIPYIIVTSCVVIASAGRFNGSNYNDPKVDPYWLSSDPAEVDKSPIIGGATAVITPLLKQEYADQFTAITTGDTQLTNIEIAKQQSELAKKLAPEYLVTLNEADRLIVASLVQRNADQLSAALAPLLGKNTARLIFGLGVFGMGFSTIIILMLINGYAFTEMFQAKAGGAPHVIGCLIAGLAGASWFYFWTGEARIWLAIVASSFAILLLPIAYTTFFLMMNSKRILGSQKPTGVSMVIWNVLMVFAVVGAFGAAGQSLWAKATDSDPAKALATNVVMGLVVFYIVSVFVGFFFCKRDDAPADIAE